CAGACATGAAGCGATCACTAGCCTAACTCTGCTGAAGGGTGTATCACTAACCTAACTTCTGCTGAAGGGTGTGTTAAAGAAACAGTAATCACAGCATGACAAATCCTGGCTAGTATTCCAGCCATATGGAGTCATAGGGTTAAACATATGAATGAGTTTGGCTTCTTTCTGTAGAAGTAACCTACCCAAGTCAACACGATTACGATATATAGATGCCTACGTAACTGTCACACCACTGTAAATCTGAGTCACTATGCTTTTATCTATATAACGATTAACCAAGGGAGCATCTCAGTTTTGAGTTCGAATTCTGGAGCGATGTTCAATAATTTTTGTCCTAATTGATCTTTGGCTTATTCCTACATAGAGGAGGCCATAAGGACATTTAACAATATAAACTGCTGGGTCTTGGGGGCAAACTTTTCTTTTAGTCAGTTTAGCTGAGTCTGGGCCACCATAACctttgttggcagagtatgctaagtacgcagagaagggtcagactcactgattaaaaataaagtagcctttattgagggaacttcattttaggataggaaagctgagagacagaaacCTCTAGCTGTCTGTTTAGCTAAAGAGGGAGAGAGCAGGTAGAATGACTTCTGAGAAGgcggaaattgtcccctaagcatatcagtctaaggacagacaagaggtgtgaaaaaaggtggaaaggtctctagcctTATGCAGCcttaactagctgaccacttgcccaccccTGTTGGGTCTTCATCTCAGTTCGTTTGtacgctagacattgcaactcttccaacagctGCTGCCAGATTATTATTAAAACTAAAGCCACCAtggtgtggttaggagcggcggactctaatctggagaactaggttcgattccccgttcctccacatgaagctcactgggtgaccttgggccagtcactgttctctcagaactctctcagccccacctacctcacaaggtgtctgttgtggggaagggaaggagattgtaaagcggtttgattctccttaaaagatagagaaagtcggcatataaaaaccttcttctaaaAAGAGTAGTAAGATAACCAGACTTCAAATGAAGTCGTTACCCCTGACTGAGGGGGTGAGATCTATTTTCTAGTCAAGTCCTGAGGCCATGCTGTTTTCAAAAGACCCTTAGAGCAGGAGTGGGCAGAAGGTCACTCGGGAGTAGCCAGTCACTCTCCAAATAATTACAGGTAGCTCTCCACCCCTTCTCCTGGGATACTGAAAACTTTCTTATCCTTCCCTTTAAAGCTGCCCAAGCAGCTTCTCTCCTCTTTTGTGCAAAGGAGGCATATACATGCACCTTTGCTCTGGATGCAAAAATGACTTTTTATGACCGACACCCTTTCCTATACACTCCTCCTCCAATGCACACACACCTTTACTCTAGATTGAAAAGGAGCGGGCTGTTGACTTTTCCCCTGTGCATCAACGCTTCTTCTTCCAGGGAAGACACAGAAGTAACTGTACGTTTCCCCCCTGCAGGTTACATTacaatgggtgtgtgtgagggggggaggttgaTTTAGTAAACAACAGAGGAAAGGTTTCCCCATCCAGGTGCTGTAGACATGCCCAGAAATGCTGTAATTTGTATACAAGCTGCCGTTTTCTGACTGACTCCACTTCCCAAGCTGCACTTTGTGACTGGGAGCTCCTAAcggcccattcctcaccttttggcggctggggacggcgtggcACTGCTGCGACGCCTCCAAACCCGTTTCCCagccaccgaaaggctttaaaaagccttttgccggcttttaaaattttaaatggggtaaAATGGCCCATTGAGAGCAGCAATGCTGGGCCTGCAAAAAATCAGGCTCAGCAACGTTGTTCTCCCCACTGGCGTGTTGGGCCAAAaaaggacaggaagctgcctactggcagctccaccaccCCCCCGGCATGCCCTGAGAGCACCCCCGGGATGCCGGCATGGgcctttgcactggtgggatgctggcagaaggcccagctggtgtcctttggtggtgctgccatggcagtgccaggagactggcgtccaggcctccctgccagcgttggggccactcagCACGGCGTAAGTAACCTGGGCGCTGgtggcccccccccccctcaaagccAGCACAGCCCCCTTTTGGCCTcttaaggactttcgtccttggaggtcaggaatgggctataaggcTCTTGGGACAATGAACTACCGCAACTAAACATCTTACAGTGCACACCTGCAGGGAGGTGCATCGTTGGTGTAGGCAGAAGCCAAATTGGGGTGTCCTATATGGTCTAATTCACAATGATTTGATTCCAAATAAGGCATTCAAATATCTATAATTTTTCTAAATTCTTCTAGTTTTGCAGAGTGGACTCAAAGAAAACTATGCAGATGTTCAGGTGTCCGTGGTAGACTGTCCTGATCTGACTCAAAAGCCCTTCGACTATCCTTTGAAAGGTACTGCACCGTGGGTACGCTCTGTGTTGCAAAGATTCTgtgattgtaaataaataaataaccaccaTTATTTGGTTTTAAGTGCTGTTTTTTAAATTCCCCAAATTCTTACTTAACCAACTTCTGGGGCAACTTGCAATTACAATGctctccaattaaaaaaaaaagacaacattACCAGGTAGACAACTTATATGAGGGCTAACATGgtatagtgcaggggtccccaatgtggtgcccgtcgGTGCCATGGTGCCTTTgaatacctttcctggcacccatggAAAGTGGTTAGgaccaggtgggacttttgcccaggctTCTGCTTGGCCATTGGaaatttttcctccttttttttcttcgccgctagtgttggttttattttctctctcactcctcttttccagtgtatttttaattttataatgTAATAATACTTGATACAAAAAGATAtggtaaaaagcaaaaaaaaaaaaaaaccacaggcaCAAAAAGAATACTaaatacagaaaatagaaaaacagcAGGATAAGATAAATAACACTGAGATTACCACTACCCATAAAGTTGATCTCACATACTTAAATTGGTATTTGACAACTACATCTTTAGCATAATTAATAAACCCAAATAACTACCTTAGTTTCTTAATAAACTATAACCATAATACAAATGTGTTATTAGTTTATATCTATTAAATAATCCTGAACTACCTCTTATTTGAATTGTCATATTTATAATAACTGAGCATGATACAAAACAGGCAATCTTACTTAatctaaaatattttatatctAAAGGCATATAACTCTCAGGTCGCATCTCCCCTCTCAGACGTTTTGAGCGGAATATATGTAGTAGCGCTTTAccattagagatttgattggctatgcagatatTTAAACACATTgacttggcagcagctgccaccacagcacaaagatcttcactgtgtgaagtCTTTtggaagggctatggctcagtggcagagcatcagcttggcattcAAAAAGTGCCAGGTTCAACCTCCAATTAAAAGGTTcggacagtaggtgatgtgaaagatctctgcctcagatgctggagagctgctgctggtcagaagaGACCATGTTGACCTCCagagaccaatggtctaactcagtccaaggcagtttcatgtgttcacttgaGGCTCCATATCCAATTCTTTTTGTGCATATATTTTGAAGCCAACAGAACCTTCAAGAAAAAACTTATTCATCCTTTGTTGTGTTCCTACAGGCATTTGTGGCAAGCCAAGAATCGCTGATGTGGGAGGCGTTCCATACCTTTTGCCTCTTGCACAAAAAGATAAGGTGAATGGTGATTAGTTTATTATTTATCCCTCTGAAGAGTCTGTCTTCCTTTGTACCGTCATCCAGCAGCCTTCtttcttacagggtgtctgttgtggggaggggaagggaaggtgattgtaagccagtttgattctcccttaagtagtagcgaaagtcagcatataaaaaccaactcctcttcttttgtcttgaaaatcctttcaagtggaacttcatggggttgccatgtgtTGGTTGCGACTCGATGGCACACTTCACCTTAGGATACAGCCAATACTAATTTATGATGGTGgcatctttctctttcttctgtcATATAAACCCTTGTGCCAGCAACACCCCTCTGATCAGCAGCTACATGACACACTGCCTCAGTGTGTTTAGAACAAACAGCCTCAGCTCCTCTCAGGTCTTCtcagtagccagtgtggtgtagtggttaagagtggtggactttggtctggagaaccgggtttgattccccactcctccatgagtggcggactctaatctggagaactgggttggtttccccactcttccacatgaacccagctgggtgattttgggccagtcacagctctcatagagctctctcagccctgcctacctcacagggtgtctgttgtgggggagggaagggaaaggtgattgtaagccggtttgattctccattaagtggaagagaaagtcggcatataaaaaccaactcttcttcttcagtagtaGCCTACCCTGAACGATTGATTTGCAACAGAGGTCAGAAGCCTAGGCACCTTTGCCAGATTTTAGGAAGGCCTTTCAGGCCACAGGAGAGGCTTTGGGTAATTGGCAACTAGTATTTTACATCAGAGGTATAAACTGTGTTGGTTTTGACTCCGTGGTTTTTGCTGATTTtagtttgtgagctgccttggccCTCCTTTGTTTCAGGGAAAAGCTGATGAAAAATGGTCTGCTGAATAAAATCATGGAAGTCGGGGGAGCAGGGGAGCAGTATCCCATTCAGACATATCTCCTGTCCAGATCTGGACCTGTTTATCTATCACATGTTGTATGCCCTGAGACCATACCCTGAAATGGGGATTCATAAAGGTACATGATGCCACTGATAACTAAACACATCTTTCCTGTTTAGGTTTATGACCTGAACACTGTGGCAAAAGAAATTCAGCTCCCGGGAGCTTTTTTTCTGGGCGCTGGAGCAGTTTCATCTAGAATTGTTGGAGCCAACGCTGAGGTGGGTAACTCTGTGTCTTCATAAAGCTGCCGTTCTGAGGAAACCCCAGTTATAATCCTGCGATTAGCCAGCCTTGCCAGGAACTCAGGATTCCTGATTTGTTTTCTCCCATTAGATCCAGTGCTTATGTTAATTTTTAACAGGATGAAAATCCCAAAGAGTCTTTTTCTTGTCTGATTCCCAGAGTTAACTTTTCTTTTGAATGCCCTCTCTATGTAACAGCGTCTAGTGAAATGCTGGTAAATATTAGATGGTAAATATTAGATCCTGTCACACATCGGTTTATTTAAAAGAGTTATCACCTGAATAatactggtttttaaaaatctgctagtGGTACCTTTAATGCAGAAAATGGCAAATACAAAAATTTGGCTTTAGTGGCAATTAAAAAGGCTTGGCTAGTtgttttatttctatttatttatctgaGGTACGGTGGGTAATGGTATAATTGTTTCAATTCATTGATGGAGAGCAGGCTGTAGTATTGTTTGTCCCTACCGAATAATCTGTATTTTTTTCCCGAGCAATTTTTTTACTCCTGTCTTAATTGGGGTTAAGGGATATGTTGACACCAAAATGAATTGCCAGCATGGTGAAACGGATAGAAGGTCGAAttgagatctgggagacctaggtttggctccacgctctgccatggaagcttgctaagtgAACTTAGTCAGTTACATGCTCTCGTCCTAACCCACCTCAGAGGGTTGTGCTTGAAGGATAACAAGGCGATTGGAAGAACAATATTTTAAGCTGCTATCCCATGTGGAACTACCCTCTCACTCCAGTCActatcagaggccctgcttcagtcgcccccaccatctgaggctagacgggtagcaacccaagaaagggtctTCTCTGTCGtgacaccaaaactttggaactccctccccagggagatttgtctgcctcGCTCTATTGGTATTTTTCACTAGAacgtgaagacttttctgtttcatctggcatacccccaataatgcttattggccctccttctagtgttgtttatgtggcttttaattaaattttatcatttaaaaggtgttttttagtgtttaaatgtttttatgtccACCACCTTGTGgtctctgatgggtggaaaggcagtatgaaaatgttttaaataaaacctgTCTCCACTGGAGACAAAACTGAGATAATGGGTGTTGGGTTGTggaggtttgttttgttttactgtacAGTGAAACTGCCTAAAGGTTTATTGACAcactttccttttctctgtttccaGCTTGTACCTATCGTTCAAGCCCAAAATGAGAACAAGCCGGCTATAAATGGAAGTTACGTGGCCAGGATTAATCCCGCGGCTGATGGGTACCTGCTAGAGAAGTACAGCACCAAACATCACGACTGCGAATTTGGCCTGCTGGCCAACCTGTATGCCAGCGAAGGCCTTCCTGGCAAGGTGTGTGGATCCTTCCTCTTTGACTTCAACAGTCTGTGGAAATTGTATCCTGGGAGCATTCATAGAATCTTTTAGAGGTGACACTCCCAGGTTACAAAGCCTATGTGTCAGGATCATAAGCCCATCTCTGGTTCTTTCCCAAGGATTCACTCAGACAGCTTGAAGTCTGAAGTAAAATCTCTTTATTAGGAAGGCTGGCAGATACAGACTAAAGGCATGACAGCTCAAAGGCTTGGAAAGTTGTCAGTGCCCCTCAAGAGGAGCTGTAGGGTTTAAAAGCAAAAGTACAAAGATACTTGCCTGGCGTTGCCAGGCAATTCTGATAAAGTTCTCACGGGCAAGAAGACACAGCAAGTACCAGGTGTTGGACGAGCATAACACTCTGGGAAACAGGATCAGGTCAAGACCTGACACTATGTAACTCGGTGCAATCTTACTATAGTTCTACTGTACTGTTCTATTGATAAGAGAaactgcttgattttttttttaacatgaatCATAAACTCTAATTTTGGAGGCCAAGTTCATGCCATAAGCTAAATTTgcattattactatttttttctAAGGTCATTGAAGTAAAAGCAAATAGAAGAACTGGGGAGCAGAACTTCATATCCTGCATCAGGAAAGCCTTAGAAAAACATTACGGAGACAAGCcagtggggatgggagggacttttgTGATTCAGAAGGGGAAAGCGAAAATTCACGTTATGGTAAGTCATGTTATGTTCTTAGGGTAATATGTATTGGGTGCTTGGTCCTGATCAAGAATAGTGGTCCCTTGGGAGCACAGGGGGAATCACATGAGAGATTCCACAAGGCCTACATTTCTGCACAGGAAAAACGCATAGAATCGCCAGAGTTTTGCTTACTGTGTATAATTTGAACATTTGGGAGGAGGGGCTGCGTGCAAAGCAGTTGTGGTCAACTGCTGTCTGGTTGGGGACCCTGAGTACTTAGGATATCATTATATTCAGAGGTGGTACCTGTTCTTCAGCACAAAGCTGTTAAGGGGAATCTGAGGCATCTCCCATTGGCCTGTATGTTAAGTCTGATCGATTTACATGGGAGAGGTGGCTGTATTAAATGCACAGCTATACCAATGAGAGAGAagcttgctctctttaagtatatgaagggctgtcacttagaggagggcagggagctgttcctgtcggcagcagaggataggactcgcaataatgggtttaaattgcaggaggaaaggtaccggctggatattagggggaaaattttttatagtaagagttgttcgacagtggaatcagctacctagggaggtggtgagctcccccctcactggcagtctttaagcagaggctggacaagcatttgtcaaggatgctctaggctgatcctgcattaagtaggggggttggactagatggcctctatggccccttccaactctgtgattctatgatagcTCGAGGAACCAGCGTGCCTGAATTTGGCGTGGCAGGGAAAACATACCAAGTGACTTTGGATCCAATCCTTCACAAGTTCAATAACATTTCATTACAGCCGTCAGAATTTTCCACCTGTCCTTTAAACACTGATGAGGATGTGAACAACTGGCTCAAGTTTTTTGAAATGAAGGCTCCGCTCATTTGTCAACCGGTATTGGTTTCCAGAGATCCAGTAAGTCAATTGGTTGACAGGGGAACGGGGATTTTCCTGGTATGTTGGTTTGGTCCCGTATGGATTTATGAAGCTATCTTGCCTCAGTCTGACCCACAGGTTCACCTCGCTCAGTATTTTCTAATCTAACTGGCACACAGCTTTCTAGGTTCTCAGATGAGAACCATATaagggtctttcccagcacctgctactcaagtggagatgccggggactgaacctgggacctgaggGGGTTGAGATTTCAAGAGCTGGCATAGCAGTTTTACCTTTTAGGGAGCATTGAAAAGTGGGGAAGATCTAATCTagaattgagtacccagctttggGGGTAAAGttgagacgactggggaaggcaatggcaaaccgccccataaacataatctgcctagtgaacattgtgatgtgacgtcaccccatgggtcagtaatgacccagtgactggcgcaaggttgcctagcaggcttcatgtggaggtgtggggaatcagacctggttctgtGGATTGGAGtctgacgctcttaaccactacaccacgctggctgtcgaCCTTCTCCCTGCCTGGTCAGTTTTGTGGGTGGGGACATTCAGACTCTGGATCCCCTTCCTGCAATTCTGAACTGGTATAGCCCTGCAACAGATAACATCATGTGCTGCTTCTGTAAATCATACTTTACTCTTAAATGTTTTATTATGGAGAGTTTCGGAGGCAGAGGGAACTGTTGAGAAGAAAATTGGAGCTGACATAAAGTCTGTCCTTCAGAGCTTCCTAAATCCCAGCTCTGAGCTTGGCATTTAAATTTTATTCTTAATTTATTTCCCAGGGCTTTGACCTACGTTTGGAGCATACCCATTGCTTCAGCCACCATGGCGATGGGGGACACTACCATACAGACACCACGCCAGAGACTGTCGAGTATCTGGGATATTTCACGCCCGCTGAGTATCTCTTTCGAATTGACAGACCCAAGGAAACACACATGGTGGGGCGAGACTAAGTCGGCACCAGCTTCGCTTGGAGAGCGGGAAAGTGTTTTATCCGAGAAGCAAGAAACCCAAGTGTGTTGCTGCCAGTTTGCTTCTAACCAAAATAGCAGTCACCTAACTCTAATCTAAGCACCAAGGCAACAGAGCActtatttttgttctttttttttgttcaaagGTATTCAATATGGCTTGATTTGATTGGTGACACTGCTGAAGTCAATCTGATGAAAAAAAACAGAAGCCAAATCATTAAATGGGCCATATGTTACGTTTCCATCCCTTTCTTTTCCATTCCATGCTCCTTTTAGCTGCAGGCCACTTGAAGTGGTGGGTGAGGTTTCtgcccccagggttgccaacctccaggcggtacctggagatttcccaacattacaactgaactccaaacgagatagatcagttcccctggaggaaatggctgttttggagggttgagtctatggcattatacctcactgaggtccctcctctccccaaaccctgcccttctcaggctccccccccccccgcaaatctccagctatttcgcagcccagagctggcaaccttacctgcccCCTTTCTATGTCTAGACAGCAAGCCCCAGCTGATATCGTCTCCTCAGCCACACCAATAATATCtcaaagaacagccctgctggatcagaccagtggtccatctagtccaggaccTGTTTTACGTAGTGGCCaacatggttttttttaattattattttgcttaatttataccctgccttttctctccaatgggaacccaaagtggcttatgtcattttatcctcacaacaagcctgtgagatagcttaggctgagagtgtgtaactggcccaaagttcccaacaagcttccatggcaaagcaggggttcgaatttgggtctcccagattctagtccaacactctaaccactacaccacactggctctccagagggccaacaaacagggaatAGAGTATCTGGGATATTACTTCCC
This sequence is a window from Euleptes europaea isolate rEulEur1 chromosome 12, rEulEur1.hap1, whole genome shotgun sequence. Protein-coding genes within it:
- the C12H11orf54 gene encoding ester hydrolase C11orf54 homolog: MARIEKFALYMPSLEEISGVLQSGLKENYADVQVSVVDCPDLTQKPFDYPLKGICGKPRIADVGGVPYLLPLAQKDKVYDLNTVAKEIQLPGAFFLGAGAVSSRIVGANAELVPIVQAQNENKPAINGSYVARINPAADGYLLEKYSTKHHDCEFGLLANLYASEGLPGKVIEVKANRRTGEQNFISCIRKALEKHYGDKPVGMGGTFVIQKGKAKIHVMPSEFSTCPLNTDEDVNNWLKFFEMKAPLICQPVLVSRDPGFDLRLEHTHCFSHHGDGGHYHTDTTPETVEYLGYFTPAEYLFRIDRPKETHMVGRD